The DNA region ATCACTTGTTTTAAATTCACAGCTACAATATTCAATTTTATAGCTACAATAACTAACTTTATATCACCATTGTTTTTAATTCCACCGGAGCCAATCTCAATAGCTATCCAAATGGACCATTAATGTTAAGATTAAGATCCTCGGAACTCTCAAGTTCCAAGTTCGAGCCTTACTTTATGTAAAACTGTGTGAGTTATCTCTAGATTTTATTCTAGTTTGATTCAAGATATAGTTATCGATACATTGTTGTGATTATATTTACAATaagactaaaaatattaaatgagcCAATTCATTgcacttaaaaaaaaaagtaaataaatgtaTGGAAATTTATATCAAACAATTTATTAGCTagtaaaaattcttaaaatttataataataaatatataatgtactttaaattaaaaaatacaatattttattttattttttaattctccctcccttttttttatctcttttttcattccctctccctctcttcttttttttcctcccACATCCCAGCCTCACCTGCAAAAAGCCAAccataacaatatatatatattgtagatGATTTGATCTGAAAAAAGTATAATTATGTTGTCTTTTTTAGtgttttttgtgtttattttagggtttatatttgaggTTCATGACTAATTTTTTTGACAATATTGTCTCTAAGATTCAAACTTATGTCTCTCTTTAAGAATATAATATGCCTTACATTTTTAGCATATAAGCTTTAGGTTgcgtttgtttcactgaaaatggtttctgaaaaatgacttacttttcttgaaaagctaatattttttgttgtttgacagatttactgaaaatatttcatagaaattgttgttttcaatgaaacaaacatacatttgggattttattatctttttattgttTAGTTAgagtttatttcataaaaattatttatattttaattaatcatgttttagttttaattaatcttaatttacttaattgagcttaattgttaatttcgtacattagggaatataaatttatattttatgtctAATTAAGTTGAAAgtggtaaatatttattttgaatattatttggatGAGTAAgttgaaaaatgatttaatttgataaagattgaagtaaggactaaattgtaaaatttttaaatttcctaATTCTAAGGGTTTGAGTAGTGAAATCTgaaaattgatgtagtacttaaattatatgattatgaaatatgaaaatttataaaattgagcATGAAATAGTAAAGTTTGAAACTATAGAggttaaattgtaaagatttcaaaTATTGAGTTTTAcgactaatttacataatttgaggacttacaattttgaaaaatagaatatgaaagtttaaacGTTCAAAAATCAAGTactaaattttggaaattttgacaattttagttgtaagaattaaattataaaatctaaaaattttgaaaaagggACTGTTCTGCAAAATTGTGCAAAAACGAGGTTTAAGAATGAactatagaataaaaaaaaatctttttttgaggaattaaattgtaaaatagtaaaaatttggttttaaggactaaatagtaaaaaatataaaattagaatataAGAGATTGTTATCTTCTACAGTGAATGAgaatttcttctttttgtttctttgacTGTAAAACAGTTAATTGATGTTGAGTTATTTTTTAAATCTTGAAGCATCATTTAAaggtgtaaatataaaaaaaagttattttcaatgctatgtcaattaaaaaataataattttcaatctcatatttaggaatttttttaatgtcacattaattaactaataaatatttaaagtaataaagaGGTTactattaaaaatgattaaattagatGGAGAGGCTAAATTATAAATAGTTGATTTCGGAAAGATTTAttaattaaccaaaataaaaaaaaaaacttaaacatgGATGGGTTTAATGGCAAATTAACCCAAATTACGCTCCCAACCCTTTCCGTCAACACCACTTCGCAACCCAAAATTTACACTTCTTCTGCTACTGCCGCCGCCATTTCTGCTCCCATTCTGCTTAGTTTCAAGACATGGGTAAGCTTCCTTCTTTTATTCTTCGTTCACTTGTTAATGCTGGAAGCCATCTTTCTAATTTccactctttttcttcttcttcttctaacaCCATTGCTACCCACATCGAGGCCCTAACTAAGAGGCCCATGTCCATGCCTGTTAGAGGAAGGGAAAAAGACACCACCGCTTCGATAAAGTTggtcatgctttgattttgttcaATAAGATGATTGAAAAGTAGCCAAAGCCTTCAATTGTggaattcactaaattattagcaCCCGTTGTTAGAATGAAACATTATGCCATTGTTGTTTCTCTGTGTAGCCAGATGGAATTATTGGGAGTTTCTCACAATGCTTATTCTTTGAACATCTTGATTAATTGCTGTTGTCAATTAGGTCGAAttgattttgggttttctgtTTTGGGAAAATGTTGAAGTTAGGTGTTGAACCTGATGttgtaacttttacaactttGATTAATGGGCTTTGTAATCAAAGTAATATTTCTGAGGCCGTTTGTATGTTCGATGAAATGACTGAGAGAGGGTATCAACCTGATTTGATTGTTTACAATACAGTACTTAAGGGGTTGTGTAAGACCGGCAATACTGATAGAGCTGTTAGGTTTCTAAGGCTGATGGAAAGCAGAGGTTTTGAACCTAATATTGTAGCATATAATACCATCCTTGACTGTCTTTGTAAGAAAGGGTTGTTGAAGGAGGCTCTCGATCTCTTCTCCGAAGTGAAGGTTAAGGGCATTAGACCAAATATCATTACTTATAGTTGTTTAACTCATGATATGTGTAATTCGGGCCAGCAGGAGGAGGCTACAAGGCTTTTGAATGAAATGGTGGATAACAATATTTCACTTAATATTGTCACGTATAATATATTGATCAATGCACTTTGTAAGGAGGGGTTGCTTTCCAAAGCTGTAGAAACTATTGGCATAATGAGAAAGCAAGACATGGAGCCCAATATTGTTACGTATAACCCATTGGTTGATGCACATTGCAAAGAATGGATGGTTTCTAAAgctgaggatattgttgacgcaatGATAAAGCGAGGCATTGAAACTAGTTGATGACTGAGAAGGGTTGTGCACCTAATATAGTTACTTACAGCACCATGATCAATGGATATTGCAAAGGTAAAAGGTTAGACAAAGCAATGGAACTCTTTCATGAAATATCTCGAAAGGGACCGATCCTGGATACTGTCACATACGCCACTCTCTTGCAGAGTATGTTTCAGTTAGGGAGAGTTTCAACTACTTGTGAACTGCTTAGAAAGATGCTTGCTTCTGGACAAATTCCAGATATAGTGACCAGTTTGATTTTGCTGAATGGTTTATGTGAAACAGGTCATATCAAAGAGGCATTGAAACTTTTTGAAGCGATGCGGAACAGTGGGTTGGAACTTGATGTTGTCCCATATGCTATCCTAATTGATGGGTTGTGCAAAGTTGGGCTTGTCAAGGTTGCAAAAGAATTATTTCATCAACTCTCAGACAAAGGTTTAAAACCGAATGTTTGCACATATCGTGTAATGATTAATGGGCAGTGTAAAGATGGATTGCCAAATGAAGCATAGAGGTTGTTTGGGAGCATGGGAGATAATGGTTGTTCGTCTGATAGCTGTTGTTCTAA from Gossypium hirsutum isolate 1008001.06 chromosome A04, Gossypium_hirsutum_v2.1, whole genome shotgun sequence includes:
- the LOC121228033 gene encoding pentatricopeptide repeat-containing protein At1g62590, which translates into the protein MDGFNGKLTQITLPTLSVNTTSQPKIYTSSATAAAISAPILLSFKTWLGVEPDVVTFTTLINGLCNQSNISEAVCMFDEMTERGYQPDLIVYNTVLKGLCKTGNTDRAVRFLRLMESRGFEPNIVAYNTILDCLCKKGLLKEALDLFSEVKVKGIRPNIITYSCLTHDMCNSGQQEEATRLLNEMVDNNISLNIVTYNILINALCKEGLLSKAVETIGIMRKQDMEPNIVTYNPLVDAHCKEWMVSKAEDIVDAMIKRGIETS
- the LOC121227911 gene encoding pentatricopeptide repeat-containing protein At1g63130, mitochondrial, translating into MTEKGCAPNIVTYSTMINGYCKGKRLDKAMELFHEISRKGPILDTVTYATLLQSHIKEALKLFEAMRNSGLELDVVPYAILIDGLCKVGLVKVAKELFHQLSDKGLKPNVCTYRVMINGQCKDGLPNEA